The nucleotide window GGTCATGGCCTCGCTGAGGTGCACCTTGCCGTCCATGACGCGGCGGATCGCGGCCAGGATGCCGCTGACGGCTTCCTCTTTCATCACGTAACCGCGCGCGCCGACTTGAAGGATCCTCTCGGCATAAAGTCCTTCGTCGAACATGGACAGCGCGATGATCTTGACGTCTTCGTGCCGTGCCTTCGCGGACTTGATCAGGTCCAGACCGCTGCTGTCCTTGAGCGAGATGTCCACGGTCACGAGGTCCGGCCTCAGGGATTCGATCAGCCGCAGCGCTTCTTCGGCGCTGCCGCATTGGCCGCATACTTCCAGGTCCGATTCACGCGCGACAAACTGCGCAAGGCTTTCCCGGTACAAAGGATG belongs to Verrucomicrobiia bacterium and includes:
- a CDS encoding response regulator transcription factor — encoded protein: MLGRKTRILIVDDHPLYRESLAQFVARESDLEVCGQCGSAEEALRLIESLRPDLVTVDISLKDSSGLDLIKSAKARHEDVKIIALSMFDEGLYAERILQVGARGYVMKEEAVSGILAAIRRVMDGKVHLSEAMTERMMIKKAEGVPEDVPSIQTLSDRELEVFQFIGEGVASSQIAKQLHLSVKTVETYRANIKTKLHLKNNMELIRHAVQWVENGKTH